A region of Necator americanus strain Aroian chromosome I, whole genome shotgun sequence DNA encodes the following proteins:
- a CDS encoding hypothetical protein (NECATOR_CHRI.G2812.T3): MNQLFNEAAPGTSPQCGPVLNERRFLPMEHLLFRVCDPAKYILLGQLNQLRKSTMSLNRNSVQKVQLNNEELQKLLNKMSSDERKELTDTLKQCTTEMTMTRGVPITAAVLGSLYYARTRLPPQYHFGPKGWPFYAIMGIGTLTTVNILSMGKCRDRVQPIIGELWQKYNTGQSSTNYDAIRRRHREEYGFTAPTTAQLPRKIDDMQTSTDRTYHDENDNRLPGLLSASRLIHGNSLFMKKDHRRWTWGSPSGATRAEIDHILTNLVVITVSSVRKYGLATRWKKNICYRQRRRKEVVYDDCVLEDSLSQGDWHIEEEEDPNVDYEMLLRGLQACAERASKPRTTNLDRISKTTKELLEGRRALIRLDPNASHIARLVANTSCRKALQEDLLKYRQKKILEATQRRTSLKKCRRDLHEYNIPLAALLSEDGTRTSSRREMEIITERFYSNLFRSSTPVSSPIIPTGEAPPRILPSEVRVAIKSMKPGTAPGPDFISADFLRAGGHPLHVILAAHMTSYLQKERIPDQWKTSQTVLIHKKGDREDLRNYRAICLLSVLYTVFTKIILTRISRTLDEAQPQEKAGFRQGFSCFDHIQTVPRVIKVCRKYRLPLVLTFVDYEKTFDSIETNAILSALVDQGMDASYVRTLANCYDRCTTRIQLFHNLIIIPLTIPIGNGVRQGDTISPKLFTAALQWIMKSLSWEERGIHVDGRFLSNLLFADDIVLFSSSTNEAETMLNELNEAGKRIGLRINRKKTQLMKNAYCEDGGVQLEGSQIEELNRRMSAAWAAFAAVREATDQLTDQDLRAYLFDSTVLLALCYAAETWADTAATSRKLLTTHRALERCLLKFNRRTQHLAGLCDSDLRGMPHLRDPAEYVSKAKHRWGDSYGPGTESGIPSTELSSDKYDKVFDFTTEPTDNSQLKKTTPQNYMYGMEEPVYMSGTPTASQASQRSSEFYR, translated from the exons ATGAATCAGCTGTTCAATGAAGCGGCGCCAGGAACCAGCCCTCAGTGTGGTCCTGTGTTGAACGAGCGGAGGTTTCTCCCCATGGAGCAC TTATTGTTTCGTGTATGCGATCCAGCCAAGTACATATTGCTCGGACAGCTAAACCAACTG AGGAAGTCAACGATGTCCCTCAACAGGAACAGCGTTCAGAAAGTACAGTTGAACAATGAGGAGCTGCAGAAGTTACTGAATAAAATGTCCAGTGACGAACGCAAAGAGCTCACTGACACCCTGAAACAATGCACCACTgag aTGACCATGACTCGTGGTGTTCCTATTACCGCTGCAGTGCTTGGCTCCTTGTACTATGCTCGAACACGTCTACCTCCCCAGTACCACTTTGGTCCAAAAGGTTGGCCATTTTATGCAATCATGGGTATCGGCACCCTCACTACCGTCAATATCCTTTCGATGGGAAAGTGTCGTGATCGCGTTCAACCGATTATCGGTGAACTGTGGCAAAAG TACAATACTGGTCAGTCCTCAACCAACTATGACGCGATTAGGCGGCGTCATCGTGAAGAGTACGGATTTACAGCTCCCACTACTGCACAACTACCAAGAAAGATTGACGACATGCAGACCTCCACTGATCGTACATAT CATGATGAAAATGACAATCGTCTCCCCGGACTGTTGTCCGCCTCTCGCCTcattcatgggaactctcttttcatgaaaaaagatcatcgtcggtggacatggggaTCGCCCagtggcgcgactcgtgcggagatcgaccacatactcaccaacc tggttgtgatcaccgtctcctccgtgcgaaaatacggcttagccacacgatggaaaaagaacatctgctatcggcaacgaaggagaaaagaagtcgtctacgacgattgcgtactcgaggattccttgtcccaaggtgactggcacatcgaggaggaggaggacccaaacgtggactacgagatgctgctcagaggattacaagcctgtgctgagcgtgcctcgaagccgcgcacgacaaacttggatcgaatttcgaagaccaccaaggaattgttggaaggaagaagggctttgatccggcttgatccgaatgcatcgcacattgcgcggttagtagcaaacactagctgcagaaaagcgttgcaggaggatcttttgaaatacaggcagaagaagattctggaagcaacacaaagaagaacgagtctaaagaagtgccgcagggatctccacgaatataatattccgctagcagccttgctgagcgaagacgggactcgcacgtcttctcgtcgtgagatggaaatcattacggagaggttctactcgaaccttttccgttcatcaactcctgtgtcaagcccgatcatccccactggtgaagctccaccacggattctcccttcggaagtacgagtcgctatcaagagcatgaaacctggcacagcccccggacctgattttatatcagcagactttcttcgtgctggtggccatccgcttcatgtaatcttagcagcgcacatgacatcctatcttcagaaagaaaggatcccagaccagtggaagacctcgcaaaccgttcttatccataagaaaggtgaccgagaggaccttcggaactaccgtgcgatatgcttgctgagcgtgttatacacagtattcaccaagatcatcctcacgcgcatatctaggacgctggatgaagcccagcctcaagaaaaagctggattccgccaagggttcagctgcttcgaccacatccagaccgtgccGAGGGTCATAAAGGTTTGCCGgaaataccgcctgccccttgttctaaccttcgtcgactatgagaaaacctttgacagcatagaaacgaatgcaatactgtcagcgctggtcgatcaaggtatggacgcgtcgtatgtgaggacattagccaattgctacgatcgatgcacgactaggatacagcttttccataatttaataataatccctctcaccatacccattggaaacgGGGTACgccaaggcgatactatatcgccgaagctgttcacggctgcattgcaatggataatgaaatcactatcctgggaagaaaggggcatacatgttgatggaagatttctctcgaaccttcttttcgcggacgacatcgttctcttttcgagcagtaccaatgaagcagaaacgatgctcaacgaattgaacgaagcagggaagagaataggactgcgaataaacagaaagaaaacacagttaatgaagaacgcctactgcgaggacggaggagtacaacttgaaggctcccaaatc gaagaactaaatagaagaatgtcagcagcatgggcagcattcgcagccgtcagggaagctacggaccaactcacggaccaagatcttcgtgcctaTCTGTTCGATTCGACAGTTCTTctagcgctctgttacgcagcggagacgtgggcagacaccgctgccacgtctaggaagctacttactacccacagagcccttgagagatgtcttctgaagtttaaccggcgcacacaacacctggCCGGTCTTTGCGACTCCGACTTGAGAGGAATGCCCCATCTTCGCGACCcggcggaatatgtatcgaaagcaaaacatagatgg ggagaTTCGTATGGCCCTGGTACTGAATCAGGAATTCCTTCAACTGAATTATCTTCTGATAAGTACGACAAGGTGTTCGACTTCACTACGGAACCCACCGACAATTCGCAGCTAAAGAAAACAACCCCACAAAATTATATGTACGGTATGGAGGAACCGGTCTACATGTCTGGAACACCCACCGCTTCACAGGCATCTCAGCGATCATCTGAATTTTATCGGTGA
- a CDS encoding hypothetical protein (NECATOR_CHRI.G2812.T1) has translation MSAAWAAFAAVREATDQLTDQDLRAYLFDSTVLLALCYAAETWADTAATSRKLLTTHRALERCLLKFNRRTQHLAGLCDSDLRGMPHLRDPAEYVSKAKHRWGDSYGPGTESGIPSTELSSDKYDKVFDFTTEPTDNSQLKKTTPQNYMYGMEEPVYMSGTPTASQASQRSSEFYR, from the exons atgtcagcagcatgggcagcattcgcagccgtcagggaagctacggaccaactcacggaccaagatcttcgtgcctaTCTGTTCGATTCGACAGTTCTTctagcgctctgttacgcagcggagacgtgggcagacaccgctgccacgtctaggaagctacttactacccacagagcccttgagagatgtcttctgaagtttaaccggcgcacacaacacctggCCGGTCTTTGCGACTCCGACTTGAGAGGAATGCCCCATCTTCGCGACCcggcggaatatgtatcgaaagcaaaacatagatgg ggagaTTCGTATGGCCCTGGTACTGAATCAGGAATTCCTTCAACTGAATTATCTTCTGATAAGTACGACAAGGTGTTCGACTTCACTACGGAACCCACCGACAATTCGCAGCTAAAGAAAACAACCCCACAAAATTATATGTACGGTATGGAGGAACCGGTCTACATGTCTGGAACACCCACCGCTTCACAGGCATCTCAGCGATCATCTGAATTTTATCGGTGA
- a CDS encoding hypothetical protein (NECATOR_CHRI.G2812.T2), translating into MSLNRNSVQKVQLNNEELQKLLNKMSSDERKELTDTLKQCTTEMTMTRGVPITAAVLGSLYYARTRLPPQYHFGPKGWPFYAIMGIGTLTTVNILSMGKCRDRVQPIIGELWQKYNTGQSSTNYDAIRRRHREEYGFTAPTTAQLPRKIDDMQTSTDRTYHDENDNRLPGLLSASRLIHGNSLFMKKDHRRWTWGSPSGATRAEIDHILTNLVVITVSSVRKYGLATRWKKNICYRQRRRKEVVYDDCVLEDSLSQGDWHIEEEEDPNVDYEMLLRGLQACAERASKPRTTNLDRISKTTKELLEGRRALIRLDPNASHIARLVANTSCRKALQEDLLKYRQKKILEATQRRTSLKKCRRDLHEYNIPLAALLSEDGTRTSSRREMEIITERFYSNLFRSSTPVSSPIIPTGEAPPRILPSEVRVAIKSMKPGTAPGPDFISADFLRAGGHPLHVILAAHMTSYLQKERIPDQWKTSQTVLIHKKGDREDLRNYRAICLLSVLYTVFTKIILTRISRTLDEAQPQEKAGFRQGFSCFDHIQTVPRVIKVCRKYRLPLVLTFVDYEKTFDSIETNAILSALVDQGMDASYVRTLANCYDRCTTRIQLFHNLIIIPLTIPIGNGVRQGDTISPKLFTAALQWIMKSLSWEERGIHVDGRFLSNLLFADDIVLFSSSTNEAETMLNELNEAGKRIGLRINRKKTQLMKNAYCEDGGVQLEGSQIVKLRHTYTSGVL; encoded by the exons ATGTCCCTCAACAGGAACAGCGTTCAGAAAGTACAGTTGAACAATGAGGAGCTGCAGAAGTTACTGAATAAAATGTCCAGTGACGAACGCAAAGAGCTCACTGACACCCTGAAACAATGCACCACTgag aTGACCATGACTCGTGGTGTTCCTATTACCGCTGCAGTGCTTGGCTCCTTGTACTATGCTCGAACACGTCTACCTCCCCAGTACCACTTTGGTCCAAAAGGTTGGCCATTTTATGCAATCATGGGTATCGGCACCCTCACTACCGTCAATATCCTTTCGATGGGAAAGTGTCGTGATCGCGTTCAACCGATTATCGGTGAACTGTGGCAAAAG TACAATACTGGTCAGTCCTCAACCAACTATGACGCGATTAGGCGGCGTCATCGTGAAGAGTACGGATTTACAGCTCCCACTACTGCACAACTACCAAGAAAGATTGACGACATGCAGACCTCCACTGATCGTACATAT CATGATGAAAATGACAATCGTCTCCCCGGACTGTTGTCCGCCTCTCGCCTcattcatgggaactctcttttcatgaaaaaagatcatcgtcggtggacatggggaTCGCCCagtggcgcgactcgtgcggagatcgaccacatactcaccaacc tggttgtgatcaccgtctcctccgtgcgaaaatacggcttagccacacgatggaaaaagaacatctgctatcggcaacgaaggagaaaagaagtcgtctacgacgattgcgtactcgaggattccttgtcccaaggtgactggcacatcgaggaggaggaggacccaaacgtggactacgagatgctgctcagaggattacaagcctgtgctgagcgtgcctcgaagccgcgcacgacaaacttggatcgaatttcgaagaccaccaaggaattgttggaaggaagaagggctttgatccggcttgatccgaatgcatcgcacattgcgcggttagtagcaaacactagctgcagaaaagcgttgcaggaggatcttttgaaatacaggcagaagaagattctggaagcaacacaaagaagaacgagtctaaagaagtgccgcagggatctccacgaatataatattccgctagcagccttgctgagcgaagacgggactcgcacgtcttctcgtcgtgagatggaaatcattacggagaggttctactcgaaccttttccgttcatcaactcctgtgtcaagcccgatcatccccactggtgaagctccaccacggattctcccttcggaagtacgagtcgctatcaagagcatgaaacctggcacagcccccggacctgattttatatcagcagactttcttcgtgctggtggccatccgcttcatgtaatcttagcagcgcacatgacatcctatcttcagaaagaaaggatcccagaccagtggaagacctcgcaaaccgttcttatccataagaaaggtgaccgagaggaccttcggaactaccgtgcgatatgcttgctgagcgtgttatacacagtattcaccaagatcatcctcacgcgcatatctaggacgctggatgaagcccagcctcaagaaaaagctggattccgccaagggttcagctgcttcgaccacatccagaccgtgccGAGGGTCATAAAGGTTTGCCGgaaataccgcctgccccttgttctaaccttcgtcgactatgagaaaacctttgacagcatagaaacgaatgcaatactgtcagcgctggtcgatcaaggtatggacgcgtcgtatgtgaggacattagccaattgctacgatcgatgcacgactaggatacagcttttccataatttaataataatccctctcaccatacccattggaaacgGGGTACgccaaggcgatactatatcgccgaagctgttcacggctgcattgcaatggataatgaaatcactatcctgggaagaaaggggcatacatgttgatggaagatttctctcgaaccttcttttcgcggacgacatcgttctcttttcgagcagtaccaatgaagcagaaacgatgctcaacgaattgaacgaagcagggaagagaataggactgcgaataaacagaaagaaaacacagttaatgaagaacgcctactgcgaggacggaggagtacaacttgaaggctcccaaatcgtgaaacttcgtcatacgtatacctcgggcgttctatga
- a CDS encoding hypothetical protein (NECATOR_CHRI.G2813.T1): MLALPFLFLILFPALVFSLSTFVDNYETLNYRTVNTVRRKRSLGYGEPVHLRFHAYNRTFHLSLLPLDEFNENFHPDHILDENGRYEEIQPHTFLYEGHIKDDPGSKVYGSILDGVFDGHIISGDGHSYTVDRAAKYFDVGSRPSQYHSIIYHDAEINHGKMRSKRSASSPGNDHLHGCGLNDRVKREMERIQRSAEMPSDVYTNYMTMHGRSKRATRDEKGLYTVRTCSLYLQADHKLYEHIKRKEGNNDPIRTREEIVSLFYNHIKAVNEIYEGTNFNGIKGLHFVIQRTSIYTPETCDRGRPVAGSDNPFCEENVDVSNFLNLNSQRNHSAFCLAYALTFRDFVGGTLGLAWVASPQYNTAGGICQVYQRYNEGSRGWVFRSLNTGIVTLVNYGNRVPTRVSQLTLAHEIGHNFGSPHDYPLECQPGLPDGNFIMFASATSGDKVNNAKFSPCSVANISSVLHVVLQSVPIDPTRHAGPVGALMKRNCFQERTSAFCGNQIHEPGEECDCGFSQADCDQMGDKCCMPHESAKNGFSVAGPCKRKKGAMCSPSEGYCCNPETCSLHQKNDYKVCRQESECSHTQTCDGFTAQCPPSPPKENGLPCQDSTKVCSGGSCNGSVCEIVGLKDCFLTEGKPEELCYLACIKDGKCTSSVNLPEFAANRTRFVQSGRRGKSGLVLHPGSPCNNYKGYCDIFRKCRSVDANGPLARLKNLLFNKKTIETVTQWVQEKWWIVVCGALTLLVFMALFIKCCAVHTPSTNPNKPPALNLYQTLTRPSTLIRQRRQRSRAPIAVATSAGGAPSRSNAQPPSSGSRPVRASAPPLPPAAPVPVPLIPSGSAPPPPAAVLVVEPPPPYTAAADPGSALGGPRRGHRRNKRQTSADAAPKSRGKGK, from the exons ATGCTGGCTTTGCCATTTTTATTCTTGATTCTATTTCCCGCCTTAG TGTTCTCACTGAGTACTTTTGTTGACAACTATGAAACTCTGAACTATCGCACTGTGAACACAGTGCGTAGAAAACGTTCGTTAGGATACGGAGAGCCTGTACATCTAAGATTTCACGCATATAACAG aacatttcACCTCAGCTTGCTTCCTTTGGATGAATTCAATGAAAACTTCCACCCAGACCATATCTTAGACGAAAATGGGCGATATGAGGAAATTCAGCCTCACACTTTCTTATACGAGGGGCATATAAAAG ATGACCCTGGATCGAAAGTGTATGGATCTATTCTTGATGGAGTATTCGACGGTCACATTATTTCGGGGGATGGTCATTCGTACACAGTGGACCGAGcagcaaaatattttgatgttGGATCTCGACCTTCTCAGTATCATTCAATCATTTATCACGATGCAGAAATCAACCACGGCAAAATGCGATCTAAACG ATCAGCGTCATCCCCTGGCAATGATCACTTACATGGTTGTGGGTTAAATGATCGGGTGAAACGAGAAATGGAGCGCATCCAGCGTTCAGCAGAAATGCCATCGGATGTGTACACTAATTACATGACCAT GCATGGACGATCGAAGAGAGCCACTCGCGATGAGAAGGGATTATATACTGTGAGAACATGCTCTCTGTACCTACAGGCTGATCATAAATTATATGAACACATTAAGCGAAAAGAAGGGAACAACGATCCAATTCG GACTCGAGAAGAAATTGTGAGCTTATTTTATAATCACATCAAAGCTGTCAACGAAATCTATGAAGGAACTAACTTCAACGGGATTAAAGGACTTCATTTTGTTATTCAAAGAACTTCC ATCTACACACCTGAGACGTGCGACCGCGGTCGTCCCGTTGCTGGTAGCGATAACCCTTTCTGTGAAGAGAACGTCGATGTGTCAAACTTCCTAAACTTGAATTCACAACGCAATCATTCAGCATTTTGTCTAGCTTATGCTCTCACGTTCCGTGATTTCGTTGGAGGTACTCTTGGTTTGGCATGGGTAGCAAGTCCTCAGTACA ACACGGCGGGTGGTATTTGTCAAGTGTACCAAAGGTACAATGAGGGATCGAGAGGCTGGGTTTTTAGATCTTTAAATACCGGAATCGTAACTCTGGTCAATTACGGAAATCGTGTTCCTACGCGAGTATCACAGCTCACTCTTGCTCACGAGATTGGTCACAACTTTGGATCTCCACATGACTATCCTCTTG AGTGTCAGCCAGGTCTACCTGATGGCAATTTCATAATGTTCGCCTCCGCAACCTCTGGCGACAAAGTGAACAACGCCAAGTTTTCGCCGTGTTCCGTTGCAAATATCTCCAGCGTGTTGCACGTTGTTCTACAGTCCGTACCTATTGATCCTACTCGTCATGCAGGGCCGGTCGGCGCTCTGATGAAGCGTAACTGTTTCCAAG AGCGAACATCTGCGTTCTGCGGGAATCAGATACATGAGCCAGGAGAAGAGTGTGATTGTGGATTCTCACAAGCGGATTGTGATCAGATGGGGGATAAATGTTGCATGCCACATGAGTCAGCGAAGAATGGTTTTAGTGTCGCAGGACCTTGTAAGAGGAAG AAAGGAGCTATGTGCTCTCCTTCCGAGGGATACTGTTGCAATCCTGAAACTTGTTCTCTTCACCAGAAGAATGACTACAAGGTGTGCCGTCAG gAGTCTGAATGCAGTCATACGCAAACTTGTGATGGTTTCACTGCACAGTGTCCTCCATCTCCGCCTAAAGAAAATGGATTACCTTGTCAGGATAGCACAAAG GTATGTTCTGGAGGCAGTTGCAATGGATCGGTATGCGAAATTGTTGGACTTAAGGATTGCTTTCTTACAGAAGGAAAACCAGAGGAACTGTGCTATCTTGCTTGTATTAAAGATGGAA AGTGCACATCGAGCGTTAATCTTCCGGAGTTTGCGGCCAACAGAACACGTTTTGTGCAGTCGGGAAGGAGAGGAAAAAGCGGTCTTGTCCTTCATCCGGGATCGCCGTGCAATAACTACAAAG GCTATTGTGATATTTTCCGTAAGTGCCGCAGCGTAGATGCTAATGGCCCACTTGCTCGTCTGAAGAACCTCCTGTTTAACAAGAAGACCATCGAAACCGTCACACAATGGGTGCAA GAGAAATGGTGGATTGTTGTTTGTGGTGCACTGACTCTGCTGGTGTTCATGGCTCTCTTCATCAAATGTTGTGCTGTACATACACCTAGTACTAATCCCAACAAACCTCCAGCACTCAACTTGTATCAGACACTTACAAGGCCATCTACTTTGATT CGTCAGCGTCGACAACGAAGTCGCGCTCCAATTGCAGTAGCTACCTCAGCAGGTGGTGCACCATCTCGTTCAAATGCTCAGCCGCCATCCTCAGGCTCTCGGCCCGTTCGAGCTTCTGCTCCTCCTCTGCCGCCAGCAGCGCCTGTGCCTGTACCTCTAATTCCGTCGGGATCAGCTCCACCTCCACCAGCTGCTGTGTTGGTTGTAGAGCCGCCTCCGCCATACACTGCAGCTGCGGATCCAGGCAGTGCACTCGGTGGTCCGCGAAGGGGACATCGACGAAACAAGCGGCAAACAAGCGCTGATGCGGCTCCGAAATCGCGGGGAAAAGGCAAATGA